Within Sporosarcina sp. PTS2304, the genomic segment TAGCACGTGTTCCAGATCCTTTGGCACGATTAATAACAATGATCTCCTGATCTGCTCCGCCAAGCTCCTTCCAGTTTGTAATTTTTCCTGTAAAGACATCTATTAATTGTTCAGTTGTTATATTGTCTATACCTGTCTCAGAATGAGTTACAGGTCCCATTCCAACAACAGCAACTTTATGATCTACTAAGTTACTCGCATCGACACCTTCTTTTTCTTCAGCAAAAATATCCGAATTCCCGATATCTACTGCACCTTCACTTATTTTACTCAACCCTGTTCCACTGCCTCCACCTTGTACGTTGATGACAGTGCCTGGATTCTTCACCGTATATTGTTGAGCAGCTGCTTCGACCAGTGGTTGCAGTGCACTTGAACCTACTGCCATAATCTGTTCTGCAGCCTGTTTTTTCGTCTCACTTTCGTCTGCTTTCATACTGCTACAAGCTGCGACCACCCACGTACAAAACATAACAAAAGCCAACACTGTAAACCGATTATGCTTTTTCATCTACTATGTCCCCCTAGTTTTTTCGTTATAGTAACAGCTCACTTTCCACTGCTTCTTAACTATAATCAAAGAGTATTAAGGGCTGATGGATGAAATGTAAAGGTTGTGTAAAGATTCTGTATAGAAAAAGGCTGAAGAGTAAATCCTATGTGGATTCGTCTTCAGCCATCGTATGTATTTGGATTTCTCAATCAATCGACCCTTCAAATTTATAACCAAATCCCCTGACCGTCTTAATATAGACAGGTCGTTTTGCATCGCATTCAATCTTTTCTCGTAAGTGACTAATATGTACGTCTACAACCCGAGAATCCCCTGTGTAGTCATATTTCCATATCGCATTCAGTAATTGCTCACGATGCAGAACTTTTTCAGAGTGACGCATTAAATACAGTAAGAGTTCGAATTCCTTCGGGGTGAGATCCAGTAACTTTCCATTTTGGAAAGCTTCGATTCGTTCAGGATAAATCAACAGACTACCCGTACGAAGTTCAGATGTCGGTTCTTCTGCAACAGAACCTTGCAACTCTATTCTACGAAAGATAGCTTTTACACGGGCAAGTAATTCTCTTGGACTAAATGGCTTTGTCAAGTAGTCATCTGCACCAAGTTCAAGTCCCAGCACTTTATCAAACTCATCTCCTCTAGCAGTCAAAATCAAAATAGGCGTATGAATTTTTTCCTGTCGTAGTGTTTTACATACTTCCATTCCGTCCATTCCCGGAAGCATAATATCAAGCAGTAGTAAATCCGGCTTCTCTAGCAACGTCATAGATATCGCTGTATTTCCATCCCTCGCTACGTACACAGTATATCCTGCTTGCTCTAAGTTATATTGCAAAAGAGTAGCTATCGACTGTTCGTCTTCTACAACTAATACTTTTTTCATCTGATTAGCTCCTTTACGGCTACGTATCGATTTTTCTTAAAGTCTACATTTGTACTGTATGGTGAGTCAACAGGCATGATCCACGTACATATTTTATACGAAAAACCTGTATGGAAATGCCTCTCCATACAGGTGTTCTGTTAGCTAAATACGCTTGTACTATGCAATGGCTGTACTTTTGCTTTTGGATCGAGAAATGCTTTTGCATGACTAATCGCAATCGGCGCTTCACCCATACCTACCGCAATTAATTTTACTTTTCCATCGTATGTCGTAACATCTCCCGCAGCGTAAATTCCTTCAATATTCGTTTCCATACGGGAGTTGACTTTGATAGAGTTACGTTCCATATCCAAGCCCCACTCTTTCAACGGCCCGAGGGAAGAAATATTTCCATAGTTGACTACTACATGATCAAATACAAGCTCTTTTAAGCTGCCATCTTTTTCTTTTAACACTACTTTATCCATTTTATCGCCGTTGCCACATAGTTCGCTTATAGCGTGTGAAGTCAGAACATTGACAGTAGATTCGCGCAACTGATTGACACTCGTTTCATGTGCAGTAAAACGTTCTCTTCGGTGAACTAACGTTACTTGCTTCGCAATATCTTCAAGCATTAACGCCCAGTCTAGCGCAGAGTCTCCGCCGCCACAAACTAAAATTTCCTTGTCTTTAAACATTGAAAGATCTTTTATACCGTAGTGCAATGTTTTATCTTCAAAAATCGACTCTTCTTTAAGACCGATTTTACGAGGTTGAAATGCGCCAATCCCAGCTGTCAGTAAAATTGTGCGCGTCAAATGTTGCCCCTTATCTGTAGTTAAGACGAAATAATCATCTTGTTTTTCTACAGAAAGCGCCGCTTCGCCTAAACAAATTTCAGGCTTTGCATAATTTGCTTGTTCTACAAGATTCGCTACAAGATCTTTGGCTAAAATTTTAGGGAAACCACCTACATCATAAATATATTTATCAGGGTACAGTTCGATTAATTGACCCCCTAATTGTGGTAAACTGTCAATAATCTTCACAGACATCTCACGCATACCTGCGTAAAATGCTGAAAACAAGCCTGTTGGTCCTCCACCGATAATCGTAATATCTACTACTTCTTGATTCATGTAAAAACACTCCTATAATCGATTCTGTATTCACTATTCATTCTGATATAACACTAAGTTGCTCTAGTATATTATCCACTATTTGAGAGAGAAATACATCTTTTTTGTATTTAGATTGCAGGGAAATGCTCTATACAATATTGCTCTGCGGTTGCTTGTTCGTCCTCATCCCACTCTAAGTCAAAAACACTTTCTGTAGACAATTCATAAAACTGATATGTCAACAGTTTACGTTGCCCGTCTTTTACTGAATAGAGCAAACGTAATCCTGTACCCTCCTCATTAAACAATTCATCATCTTCGTCGAACTGTACTGTCAAAAGAAATTCAAAGCGCTGTCCTTCTATAATACCTGTTGGATCTACTAATTCTTCTACTTTGCCATTTACTATTTTCATAAAACTTCTCCTTCTTCCCGCTCACTAAGAGTTTGCTCCCTCTATCCTACATCATTTCATTAGAAAGTGGCAATTTGAAGAGTAGTTTCTAGTAAAAAATTTGCTTTTCCTAATTATTTGCCGGAAAATGAAGGAAGATAAAGAAGGAGGAGTAACATGCTTATATTTGAAGAATACGAATACGTGCGGCCAAATATGGAAGAGATTACGAAACAATTTAATTTCCTACTTGAACAATTTCAGCATGCCTCTTCATTTGAAAGTCAATCTAAAGTGATCCAAGAAATAAATGTACTTACAAGTGATTATAGTACACAAGAAAACATTATGTACATACGCTCATCTATTGATACGAATGACACCTTTTATCAAACAGAGCGTAATTACTTTGACGAAATTGGGCCTCAATTTCAGGCGTTGCAAAGTACTTATTATAAAGCCCTGATTTCTACACCATTCCGCGAAAAGCTAGAAGATAAATGGGGATCACAGTTATTTGCATTAGCTGAAAATGCAATTCATGCTTACTCCGATGAGGTACTACCGCTATTGCAAGAGGAAAATAAACTGATATCGGAATACTCTACACTTATTGCTTCTGCACAAATTGAATTTAGGGATGAAACCTTAACGCTTGCGCAACTCGGACCGTTTAAAGAATCTCTGGATCGTGATGTCCGGAAAGAAGCGATGGATGCATCTGCAGATTTTTTTGCTATGCATGCTGAACGTTTCGATGATATTTTTGATCGTCTCGTACATGTGCGCCATTCAATTGCAACTACTCTTGGTTACAAAAACTTCACTGAACTTGGTTATGTGCGTATGGACAGAATTGGCTACGACTCAAAATCGGTAGAATTCTTCAGACAGCAAATACTTGATTCTGTCGTTCCACTCACTGTCGACATTAGAAAAGACCAAGCGAAGCGAATCCATGTAGGAAAATTGATGTTTTATGATGAACCGTTGCATTTTGCCGAAGGAAATGCACAACCAAAAGGATCACCAGAATGGATACTTGAAAATGGTTATACGATGTACCAAGAGTTATCGAGAGAAACAGGTCGTTTTTTCGAGTATATGAAACGTAAAAATCTACTGGACGTAGTCGCGAAAAAAGGGAAAGAAGCTGGTGGTTATTGTACTTTTATTGATAATTATGACTCACCTTTTATCTTTTCTAACTTTAACGGTACATCAGGGGATATTGATGTCTTGACTCATGAAGCGGGTCATGCATTTCAAGTGTATTCCAGTCGCAATATCGGAATTCCTGAGTATATTTGGCCTACTAGTGAAGCGGCTGAAATACATTCGATGAGCATGGAGTTCTTTACGTGGTTCTTTATGGATCGGTTTTTCGGAAAATATGCAGACCGTTATCGGTATGCCCACTTACTAGAAAGTGTATTATTTTTACCGTATGCGGTTGCAGTTGATGAATTTCAACAACGAATCTATAACGAACCCCATCTTACACCATCCGAACGTAAGCAGATTTGGAAAGAACTTGAAAGCATCTATTTGCCTATCCGTGATTATGACGGACATCCTTACTTAGAATCGGGTGGTTTTTGGCAAAGACAAGGTCATATTTATGAAGTTCCATTTTATTATATTGATTATGCATTAGCACAAGTTTGTGCCCTACAATTTTGGCAGCGCTCTTTACATGATTTTGATCACGCTTGGGAAGACTATGTAAAACTCTGTAAAATTGGCGGTTCTAAACCTTTTTTAGAACTTGTCGAAGAAGCAAATTTACAATCTCCTTTCGAAGCAGATACTATTCAAATGGTCGTACATACTATTTCAGAATGGTTGTCTGCGAATGAGATAAAATAGAAACAGCAAAAAATGCATGAAGGCTCATTGCCCCATGCATTTCTTTTTTAATTCATACGATGTTACTTTTCATTAGGACTATAAATTGAATATTGATCCTTGCCTTTTTTCTTAGACTGATATAAAGCTAAGTCCGCTTTATGATATAACGAATGTATAGTATCTTCTTCTTCTGCTTTTGCAACGCCGATGCTGATGGATAAGTTAATTTCATTATCTCGTAAATAGCTAAACGATTCACGCATCACTTGCAACATATTATCGGCACGTTCCACCACTTTTTCAGTTGTTATATTAGAAAATAATACAACGAATTCATCACCACCGATTCTGGCAGCTAAATGACCTTCACCACTTTCTTTGTTAATAATAGTAGCTACGCGAACAAGTAGCTTATCTCCTTCACCATGACCTAGAGAGTCATTCACTAATTTAAAATTATCCAAATCTATAATCATAAATTGTAATGTCCCTTTTTTACGATTTAGCCATTCTACTGCAGTATCTTCAAAAGCTGCACGATTTTTCAGCCCGGTTAATACATCATGGAACGCTAAATGGATCGGCCGAGAAATCATTCTAGCTAATATGATCGAAAGAATGATAGTGACTAAAGTAATCGCTATCATCTGGAAAATAAATTGATTACGATATGAAGTTAAAACATTTGCAAATGGTAGATCATAATAAGCAATTTCCACAACTCGATTCGTAGAGATTCCATCCTCTTTATCATTTTTATAAGGAATATAACGATACGTCAGTATTTGGCCATTTTCTTCAACTGATAGTTCTTTAATCTGAAACTCGGTAAAAGCCTCTGTAAATACTTCTTTCCGCGAGGAGTTAATCTCTCGTTCTTTCTCGCTATCCCAATCTCCTAATAATATGCCAAGTGCATTGTATACATTAATAGAAAGAATGCTATCATTTTCTTTTTCTAATCTGTGCATAGTATCTAAAAAATTAAATTCTTTAAACACTAGCTTGTCTTCTAAGAAATAAGAAAGTTCAATAATATACTTCTTATCAGGTGTAGGCATATAGCTAAATTTTTTAAATTCACCTGAAAGCTGTTGGATATCTAAGTCATCATGCGTAAACAGACCGGATTCTCTTCTTTTATCCAATAGCTTTCCAAAGTTCTTACAACAACTCTTGAAATCTAAGCCTATATCAGCTTCATAGCTACTTTCGATTACTACATTATCCGAATTAATAATAAAAACGTCCATACCCGACTGTTCTTTCAACGCTTTGTAATCCCAAGTAGAAAAGTTCGGATTTCTTTCATATTGTTTTACTAGTTCTTCTGAGAACTCTTTCATACTCTCTGCACGTTCTACATCTAATACATTATATACTTTGTCAATCGTAGATAGACTCGTAATAATCTCATCTTCTGCCAACTGAATTTGTGTCTCCAAACTTTCTTTCACACTCTTCTTTAATTTGAGATAATCTGCTACGATAATGATTAAGGACAAAATTAATGTAAAAGAAATAAGGATGCCAGTTAATTTATAACGAAATCCTTTATCCACCTTATGGCACCCTTTCTATCCATTGATTTCTAATAAATATCCTTCATTAGTATATCATACGATAGTGCATTGGAATCGAATTCTTTTATTTTTCCAAACCTTTCTCCTTTAAATATAGTTTTCTAGAAAGAAATCAGGCAGAGAAAAATATTTCATTTTTCTCTGCCTGATTCATTTTAAGGAATGATTGGACGGTTTCTTTTTTCACATTAATCCTTGTGCATTCCCATTTTCATCTACATCCATTGTAAGCGCGGCTGGTTGCTTCGGTAAACCGGGCATCGTCATAATTTCTCCTGTTAAACATACGAGAAAACCCGCGCCAAGTTTCGGTAATATACTGCGTATAATAATCGTAAAGTCACGAGGGCGGCCTAATTTTTTTGGATCATCTGAAAATGAATATTGAGTTTTCGCCATACAAATCGGTAATAAATCCCATCCGTTTTTCTTGATTTCACGTAAGTCTTTTACCGCTTGTTCTGTGAAGTTGACTCCTAATCCACCATATACTTTTTGCACAATAGCTGTAATTTTATCTTCTACGGATTGTTCAACATCATAAATTGGAGCGAACTGATTCGGTTCATCAATAACTTTTAATACTTCTTTAGCCAATGCCTCGCCACCTGCACCACCATCAGCCCACACATCAGTTAAAGCGACTCGTACCTGATTCGATTTGCACCATTCTCGAACTTTTTCAAGTTCTTCTTCAGAGTCTAGAACGAAATGATTTAATGCTACGACAGGTTGGACGCCAAATTCCCGGATAGTTTCCACATGCTTTTCTAAATTGACTAATCCACGTTCAACTGCAAGACTATTTTCTTCTTTAAGATCTTGTTTAGCCACTCCACCATGCATTTTCAGTGCACGAATAGTAGTCACTAATACAACAGCATCTGGTTGGAATTTACCTTGGCGCGCTTTAATATCCATAAACTTCTCCGCGCCTAAATCCGAGCCGAACCCTGCTTCTGTCACAACATAATCAGCTAGATTTCGCGCGGTGTTCGTAGCAATTAAAGAGTTGCAGCCGTGCGCAATATTTGCAAATGGACCACCATGAATAAGAGCAGGCGTGCCTTCTATCGTTTGAACTAAATTCGGTTTAAATGCATCTTTTAACAATAACGTTAAAGCACCTTCTACTTTTAGATCTCTCACTGTGACGGCTTCTTTAGTATAGGTGTAGCCAATCACGATATCCGCAAGACGCTCCTTCAAGTTTTGCAGATCGGTCGCTAAACAAAATACAGCCATAATCTCAGAAGCTACTGTAATATCAAATCCATCTTCACGCGGAATCCCTTGACCCGGTCCGCCTAGTCCAATAGTAATATGACGAAGCGAACGGTCATTCATATCCATAACGCGTTTCCATGTAATGCGGCGGGGATCAATATTTAAAAAGTTGCCTTGATGTAAATGGTTATCAATCATAGCACTCAACGCATTATTAACTGTCGTAATTGCATGTAAATCACCTGTGAAATGCAAATTGATATCTTCCATAGGCAATACTTGTGAGAAACCACCGCCAGTTGCTCCACCTTTCACCCCCATGACAGGACCGAGAGAAGGTTCACGTAGCGCGACGATCGTTTTTTTATTCAATCGAGAAAGTGCATCCCCAAGCCCAACTGTAACGGTAGACTTACCTTCGCCTGCTGGAGTTGGACTAGTTGCAGTTACTAAAATGACTTTCGCTTGAGTCGTTTGTGTGGGTACTAAATCTACATTGATCTTCGCTTTATACTTCCCATATAACTCTAATGCTTCTGGCGAAATACCAGCCTTTTCTGCAATTTTTTCAATAGGTTGCATAGTAGCTTTTGTAGCAATCTCTAAATCTGTCAACACCTTCACCTTTTCTGTCACTTCTCCCACTGCCTTTCTACTTCTTATATAATTTCATTGGCTGATTTGTAAGACAATTTTGCCAAACTGAACACTTTCCCCTAATTTAGCAAATGCTTCTGTTGCCTTTTCAAGAGGCACGATAGAGTCGATTACCGGATGAATTTCATGCTCTGTAATAAATGAAAGCATATCGCGTAGTTCTTCGCGACTCCCCATAGTCGTGCCAAGTAATGTATACTGACCGTAAAAGAATTCACGTAAATTTAATTCCACTGTATCTTCTGTTGTCGCACCGAAGACTACGATACGCCCTCCTTGTTTTAATACCTCAAGGGAGCGATTGAATGTGGCTCTTCCTACGCTTTCAATTACAAGATCTACACATTCATTTTTTAATTCAGCAGGCCAGTCACTATTCGTGTCAAGTGCAACATCTGCTCCCAAGTCAATAGCTTGTTGTCTCTTCAGTTCACTTCGAGACGTGACGATAACACGCGCCCCACTCTTTTTTGCAAATTGAATTAAAAAGGTAGCAACTCCACTTCCAGCACCCGGTATAAACACTGTTTGATCTTTCTGAATTTGACCTTTAGTAACAAGTGCGCGGTACCCAGTGAGCCCAGCTAGAGCAACAGTCGCCGCTTCATTCCATGAGAGATATTTCGGCTTTTCTTCTAATTGTTCTGCTGAGATTGCTATTTTTTCAGCGAACGTTCCATTGTCTGGCATACCAAGAATATCAAATGTTTTTGAAGGTGCATCGCTTTCTTCATACCAACGGAGTGCGGGATTAATAATTACCTCATCCCCCACATTCCAGCCTGTTACACCTTCGCCAAGCGATTCGATCACACCCGCACCATCTGAACCTAATATGAGAGACTCTTCTACGTCTCCACGACGGGTTGGAATCATTGTATCTCGTCGATTTACACCTGCTGTTTTTAAC encodes:
- a CDS encoding phosphate ABC transporter substrate-binding protein PstS family protein, which produces MKKHNRFTVLAFVMFCTWVVAACSSMKADESETKKQAAEQIMAVGSSALQPLVEAAAQQYTVKNPGTVINVQGGGSGTGLSKISEGAVDIGNSDIFAEEKEGVDASNLVDHKVAVVGMGPVTHSETGIDNITTEQLIDVFTGKITNWKELGGADQEIIVINRAKGSGTRATFEAFALQGKEPIDAQEQDSSGTVRKIVSETPGAISYLAFSYFDQTTTALQVNEVEPTRENVESNAWEIWAYQHMYTNGEAKGLAKDLIRYMLTEDVQEVLIPEMGYLPVTGMQVERDAKGVITKK
- a CDS encoding NAD(P)/FAD-dependent oxidoreductase; the protein is MNQEVVDITIIGGGPTGLFSAFYAGMREMSVKIIDSLPQLGGQLIELYPDKYIYDVGGFPKILAKDLVANLVEQANYAKPEICLGEAALSVEKQDDYFVLTTDKGQHLTRTILLTAGIGAFQPRKIGLKEESIFEDKTLHYGIKDLSMFKDKEILVCGGGDSALDWALMLEDIAKQVTLVHRRERFTAHETSVNQLRESTVNVLTSHAISELCGNGDKMDKVVLKEKDGSLKELVFDHVVVNYGNISSLGPLKEWGLDMERNSIKVNSRMETNIEGIYAAGDVTTYDGKVKLIAVGMGEAPIAISHAKAFLDPKAKVQPLHSTSVFS
- a CDS encoding formate--tetrahydrofolate ligase; translated protein: MQPIEKIAEKAGISPEALELYGKYKAKINVDLVPTQTTQAKVILVTATSPTPAGEGKSTVTVGLGDALSRLNKKTIVALREPSLGPVMGVKGGATGGGFSQVLPMEDINLHFTGDLHAITTVNNALSAMIDNHLHQGNFLNIDPRRITWKRVMDMNDRSLRHITIGLGGPGQGIPREDGFDITVASEIMAVFCLATDLQNLKERLADIVIGYTYTKEAVTVRDLKVEGALTLLLKDAFKPNLVQTIEGTPALIHGGPFANIAHGCNSLIATNTARNLADYVVTEAGFGSDLGAEKFMDIKARQGKFQPDAVVLVTTIRALKMHGGVAKQDLKEENSLAVERGLVNLEKHVETIREFGVQPVVALNHFVLDSEEELEKVREWCKSNQVRVALTDVWADGGAGGEALAKEVLKVIDEPNQFAPIYDVEQSVEDKITAIVQKVYGGLGVNFTEQAVKDLREIKKNGWDLLPICMAKTQYSFSDDPKKLGRPRDFTIIIRSILPKLGAGFLVCLTGEIMTMPGLPKQPAALTMDVDENGNAQGLM
- a CDS encoding DUF6509 family protein, which produces MKIVNGKVEELVDPTGIIEGQRFEFLLTVQFDEDDELFNEEGTGLRLLYSVKDGQRKLLTYQFYELSTESVFDLEWDEDEQATAEQYCIEHFPAI
- a CDS encoding response regulator transcription factor encodes the protein MKKVLVVEDEQSIATLLQYNLEQAGYTVYVARDGNTAISMTLLEKPDLLLLDIMLPGMDGMEVCKTLRQEKIHTPILILTARGDEFDKVLGLELGADDYLTKPFSPRELLARVKAIFRRIELQGSVAEEPTSELRTGSLLIYPERIEAFQNGKLLDLTPKEFELLLYLMRHSEKVLHREQLLNAIWKYDYTGDSRVVDVHISHLREKIECDAKRPVYIKTVRGFGYKFEGSID
- a CDS encoding zinc-binding dehydrogenase — encoded protein: MKAFVHANGELKYTDIQEPVANKGEVIVSLKTAGVNRRDTMIPTRRGDVEESLILGSDGAGVIESLGEGVTGWNVGDEVIINPALRWYEESDAPSKTFDILGMPDNGTFAEKIAISAEQLEEKPKYLSWNEAATVALAGLTGYRALVTKGQIQKDQTVFIPGAGSGVATFLIQFAKKSGARVIVTSRSELKRQQAIDLGADVALDTNSDWPAELKNECVDLVIESVGRATFNRSLEVLKQGGRIVVFGATTEDTVELNLREFFYGQYTLLGTTMGSREELRDMLSFITEHEIHPVIDSIVPLEKATEAFAKLGESVQFGKIVLQISQ
- a CDS encoding GGDEF domain-containing protein, which produces MDKGFRYKLTGILISFTLILSLIIIVADYLKLKKSVKESLETQIQLAEDEIITSLSTIDKVYNVLDVERAESMKEFSEELVKQYERNPNFSTWDYKALKEQSGMDVFIINSDNVVIESSYEADIGLDFKSCCKNFGKLLDKRRESGLFTHDDLDIQQLSGEFKKFSYMPTPDKKYIIELSYFLEDKLVFKEFNFLDTMHRLEKENDSILSINVYNALGILLGDWDSEKEREINSSRKEVFTEAFTEFQIKELSVEENGQILTYRYIPYKNDKEDGISTNRVVEIAYYDLPFANVLTSYRNQFIFQMIAITLVTIILSIILARMISRPIHLAFHDVLTGLKNRAAFEDTAVEWLNRKKGTLQFMIIDLDNFKLVNDSLGHGEGDKLLVRVATIINKESGEGHLAARIGGDEFVVLFSNITTEKVVERADNMLQVMRESFSYLRDNEINLSISIGVAKAEEEDTIHSLYHKADLALYQSKKKGKDQYSIYSPNEK
- a CDS encoding M3 family oligoendopeptidase; protein product: MLIFEEYEYVRPNMEEITKQFNFLLEQFQHASSFESQSKVIQEINVLTSDYSTQENIMYIRSSIDTNDTFYQTERNYFDEIGPQFQALQSTYYKALISTPFREKLEDKWGSQLFALAENAIHAYSDEVLPLLQEENKLISEYSTLIASAQIEFRDETLTLAQLGPFKESLDRDVRKEAMDASADFFAMHAERFDDIFDRLVHVRHSIATTLGYKNFTELGYVRMDRIGYDSKSVEFFRQQILDSVVPLTVDIRKDQAKRIHVGKLMFYDEPLHFAEGNAQPKGSPEWILENGYTMYQELSRETGRFFEYMKRKNLLDVVAKKGKEAGGYCTFIDNYDSPFIFSNFNGTSGDIDVLTHEAGHAFQVYSSRNIGIPEYIWPTSEAAEIHSMSMEFFTWFFMDRFFGKYADRYRYAHLLESVLFLPYAVAVDEFQQRIYNEPHLTPSERKQIWKELESIYLPIRDYDGHPYLESGGFWQRQGHIYEVPFYYIDYALAQVCALQFWQRSLHDFDHAWEDYVKLCKIGGSKPFLELVEEANLQSPFEADTIQMVVHTISEWLSANEIK